The Streptomyces cathayae DNA segment CAATCTCGCTCTCCTCACTGCCAGGGTCGAAACCCTCCGGGTGGAACAAAGACGCCGACAACAACAACTTGATCAACCGCCGGAAGCCCGTGACCCGTCCGGCTGATCGCCAGCCTCAGCAGAGCAGGGCTCCGGCGTAGTCGCGTGACGCCCTGTGCGTGGCGATCTGCTCCCATCGGCATCCACGGAACGTGACAGGCACGGCTTCCAAGATCATGGAGTTCTCTACGCCCCGTGATCCGAGTGGAAGACCGTGCCTGCCGACGCATCATCGCTGATCCCGCCTGCCCTTGACCACCTGCGTGAGAGTTCGCGGGTCGGACCCGAGGAGGTTCTGGGCCTGCTGGAGCGGCTGGCCGAGGTGCCCGACCCGCGTGATCCACGTGGGGTGCGCCACCGCCTGGCCGTCGTGCTCGCACTGACCGCGTGCGCGGTGCTGGCAGGAGCGACCTCGTTGCTGGCGGTCGGTGAGTGGATCGCCGACGCCCCAGCGCACGTGCTCGAACAGGTCGGTGCTCACCCCGATCCGCTTCTGCCCAGGCGGGCTCTGCCCGCCGAGACCACGGTCCGAAGGCTCCTGGCCCGCCTCGACGGCGACGCCCTGGACCGGGCGGTCGGGAGCTGGCTCGCGGACCGCCGCCCCAAGACGACCGGGGCCGCCGGGCTGCGCGGCCTGGCCGTGGACGGCAAGAGTCTTCGAGGCGCGGCCAAGGCAAAGGACCGCAAGATCCATCTGCTCGCCGCACTGGAGCACGCCACCGGCCTGGTTCTTGCCCAGCTGGACGTCGGCGAGAAGACCAACGAGATCACCTGCTTCCAGCCGCTGCTGGACACCGTCGCCGACCTGGCCGGCACCGTGGTCACCAGCGACGCCATGCACACCCAGCGCGAGCACGCCGACTACCTCATGGGCCGTGGTGCCCACTACATCGTGATCGCCAAGGGCAACCAGAAGAAGCTCCGCCGACAGCTCAAGTCCCTTCCCTGGAAGGACATCCCGCTCCAGGGCCGCACCAAGAACGCCGGTCACGGACGCTCGGAGATCCGCCGCATCGAGGTCGCCACCGTGAACAACCTCCTTTTCCCCGGAGCCCGCCAGGCCGTCCAGATCAAGCGCCGCCGCACCGACCGCAAGACCGGTAAGACCACCGTCAAGACCGTCTACGCCGTCACCAGCCTCACCGCCGAGCAGGCCACCCCGGCCCAGCTCGCCCGACTCGTCCGGGACCACTGGACGATCGAGGCCCTGCACCACGTCCGCGACACCACCTTCGCCGAGGACGCCTCGCAACTGCGGACCGGCAACGCACCCCGCGCGATGGCCACCTGGCGCAACCTCGCCATCGGCGCCCTCCGGGCAGCCGGATCGAAGAACATCGCGGCCGGCCTCCGCCACAACGCCCGCGACCCCCGCCGCCCCCTCGCACTCCTCGGCCTCACGTGATCACAAACCGGACGTCACGCGACTACGCCGAAGCCCTGGGGGGAGGGGTGGAAGTTCCGTGCCGTCGGGCAGGGCTACGAAACCGGTCTTGCGGGGCTGGCGACGGATTTCGGCGTCGATATCGAGGACGACGCGGCCGCGGAGGCGGAAGGTGCGCTGGCCGGTGCCGAAGACGACGAGCAGCCGGACTCGACGAGTCCGGCGCCGACCGAGGAGCCGACCCGGCGGGTGACGGGGGAGGACATCCCTGCTCCTCGTCGGCCGGAGGGCGAGGTCGTCGAGCCGCAGAAGCCGACCGCTCGTCCCCGCACCGCGAAGAAGAAGGTCACCCTTCCCAAGACGGTCAAGAAGACCCTGGCGGAGAACGACTCCTGGAGGCAGGCCAGGCTTTTCCCGGTCTCGACGCTCAAGAGCGACCGGGACCGTGAGATGCGTGCCACCTCGGTGCTGCTGTCGGTGATGGCGCAGGTGCCGGAGTTCAGCAGGAGACTCACCGCCGGGTTCGGGGCTCCGGCGGGTCGCATGGAGACGTTCACGGAGGTCTCCCTGCCCCACGGTGACAGCCCGCGGCGCCCGGACGGGGTGATCCGTGTGGAGCGGGCCGGCAAGTTGTGGACCGCGCTGGTCGAGACGAAGACCAACGGCAACGCGCTCAAGACCGACCAGGTGCAGGCGTACGCGGACATCGCCGCGCGCCGCGGTTACGAGGCCGTGATCACACTGTCGAACGACGTCGCGCTGGAGGGCAGCCCGCTCGTCGACGTCAAGATCGACAGACGGCGCAAGCACAAGGTGGCCCTGTGGCACCTGTCCTGGGCGGAAGTTACTCACCAGGCACAGATGCTGATCAGGCACGAGGGAGTGGGCAACGCGGCGCACGCCTGGCTGCTGCAGGAACTGCTGCACTACCTGCAGCACGAGAACTCCGGCTGCCACGGCTTCCAGAACATGGGCCCCGCCTGGGTCCCCGTGCGCAACGGGATCGACGACGAAACCCTCTGCCAGGGCGACGCACGGGCCCTGGAGGTGGTCGAGAACTGGGAACGGCTCATCCGCCAGGTCTGCCTCAGGCTGGGCGGCGAACTCGGACAGAAGGTACTGCCCGTCCAGCGAGCCAAGCGCGGAGCGGATCCCACAGAACGCCGAAACCGCCTCGCCGACCAGCTCTGTCTCGACGGACGACTCCAGGCGGAGCTGCGCATCGAGGGCACCCCCGGCGTCCTGGCCGTCAGCGCCGACCTGCGCACCGGCAAACTGCGCACCTCCATCGAGATCCCGGCGCCCGATCAGGGCTATCCCCTGAGCTGGGCCAAGCGACTCGTCCGCCGCCTGGCCGAGGCACCGGCGGACCTCCACGTCGAAACCCTCGTCGACAGCGAGACCGGAGGCCCACGCTGGACGCTGGAGCGGCTCCGCCCCGAGCCGGCGGACCTGCTCCCCAAGGACAACGGCACCAAGATCACCGGGTTCCGTCTGTCTCTGCTCAAGAGCATGGGAAGCGGCCGCGGCAACGCCGAGTCCGGCTTCATCCGCAGCGTCGACGACGCCGTACACCGCTTCTACACCACCGTCGTCATCCATCTGGACGCCCCGACAGCACGCCGGGCACCGGCCAAGGAACGCACGACAACGGGATGACGCCCGGGCACAGACGGCAGCAGCGCCGTCTGTGCCCGCCGCGGGGCCGTCCTCTCGCACCGTGCACTCGACCGGTGCGAGAGGACGCTCGCGCGGCCCGGGTGCCTGCTGGTCGAGAAGTGATCGTGGGTCAGCTGGTCTTGCTGTTGTCGTCATGCTCGGGCTCGGCCGCCGTGCGGCGGCGGGTGGCGACCACGGTGCCGATGCCGACGGCGACGAGGAATCCGGCACTACCGACGATCCACGGGGTGGCGCCGGCGCCGGTGTGGGCGAGGGAGCCGGCCGGAACCTTCGGCGTCATGTCGTCGCCCGGGTCGGCCGCCGGGACGGACGACGAGTCGGCGTCCGGCGTGCTGGTGCCCGTCGGGGCAGGCTTCGACCCGCCAGAACCTCCCTCGCTCGGTTTGCCCCCTGGAGCGGAGGGGGTGGCGGTGGGGTTGTCCGTCGATGTCCCCGACGGGTCGGGCTTCGGGGTGGTCGCGGTCTTGGAGTTGGTGACGGTCACGGTGACCGGGGCGCCGGGGCCGGCGGTGAACGTCTTCGACGGCTTGTAGAGGTCGTAGCCCTCGGGCGCCTTGATCTGCTTGACCCAGAACTCCGTCTTCCGGCTGGACACCGGGAGTTCGCCGGACACCGTGCCCTTGGGACCGGTTGTGAGGGTGAGCAGGGCCTTGTCGCCGCTGCCGATGTTCACGGTGGAACCGGGCAGGAGTTTGCCTGTCTTGTCGTCCTTGGCCTTCAGGACGACCTGCGCGGCCTTGAACGGGTCGGTGATCGTCAGGTGGGCGGTGGCGCCGGGGGTGACGATGACGTCCTGGTCGGCGACGACGTCGTGGAGCGGGCTGCCGCTGGAGGTTTCCTTGAGCCGGTACACGCCCGGGGCGAGGTCGGGGAAGGTCAGCTTCCCCCGGGCGTCGGTCTTCCCGCGTCCGACTTCCTGGCCGGCGGTGTCCAGGAGGAGAAACGAGGCCCCTGCGAGGGGATCGCCGGCCGGGTCCGTCTTGGTGATGGCGACGCTGCCGGCGTCGGAGGCGGGAGTCTCGGGGGGGGGAGCTGTGGAGGCAGAGGGCGTCGGCTCGGTCGGCTGAGCGGTCGCGGTTGGTGCCCAGGTGAGGGTGCCGGTCACTGAGGTGGCGAGGGCAGCGGATCGGACGGCGCCGCGGACGATGCGAGCGTGCACGGGAAGAAGGGCTCCTTGATCAGGTGGTGGGAGGTCATCGGGTCCGGCCGGGACCTGGACCCGGAGGGGGCGGGACGGTCTTGTGAGCGGTACGGCCCGCAGCGCGGCTCGGCGCGGACGCCTGCCACGCGCCGGGGAACCAGACGGCGGTGTACTGCTCGATGGCATCGCGCAGCCCGGTGGTGACGGCGCCCTCCCACGACGGCCGGCCGGGGCGGTGGTACTTGTCGAACGTGCCGTACTGCTTGCTGTGCGCGGAGGTGTGGTGGGCTTCGTCGCGGCGGTGAAAGGTGCCGTGGTCCACGAAGCCGAGTGTCACCGCATCGATCTCGCCCCGGTCCGCGTGGACGACCGCCAGGCGCAGGCCGCCGTAGGTGTCCGCGTGGATGGTGGCGGTGAAGCCGATCCGCAGCCGCAGCGGTACGCCCGCCACGGGGGTGGCGTAGTAGGTGTTGCCCACGACGGTGCTGTCGGTGAAGGGGAGGCACAGTTCGGCGAAGAACTCGGGGGCCTGCAGGGACAAGAGGGGTCTCCGGTCGAGGTCGTGCCGGCGTTACCGGCGGGGGCCCGGTAGGGCCGGGCGGCTGGCAGTGCTCCAGCGCGGGACGCTGGCGGCGGGGAGGGCGGCCGGGCGTCTGGAGACGGCGCGCTGGACGTCGAGCGGCGTCGGGGCCGGTGGGCGCGGCGGGAGGATCGGGGTGAGGCGGGCCATGCCCTCGACGTAGCTGTGGGTGTCCTCGCGCCACCGGGGCAGCGGTGCGGGGTCGGAGACGCACTCGGTGACGGCCCGGACGAGGGCGACGGGGGTGTCGGTGCTGGCGGTGGCGTACCAGGCGGGGCGGTCGAGTGAGGTGCCGGCCCACAGCTGCCAGCGGGCGTCGCGGGTGGTCAGCTCGGTTTTCGGGTCGAGGGCTCCGGTGGTGAACTCCAGCCCGGCGAGTCCGTCGGCGGACTGGACGGCGAATACTCCCCAGCGGGGGCGGTCGATCTGCCAGCCGCGGTTGATGAGCGGTACGACCGCGAGGAACGGGTCGCGGTCCTTGCTCCGGGGGTCGGGGGCGGCGAGGTAGGCGTCGGGGCCCTGCTCGTACGCCGCGGCGAGCGCGGTGGTGAAGGCGGTGACGAACTCCGTCGGACAGGAGTCGTTGAAGCAGACACCCCAGGCCGGCGGTCCGAACGGGTCCTGGTAGGCGTTGATGCGCCACAGGCCGTCGTCCTCGCCTTCCGGGAGGTAGCCGAGACGGATCTTGCGGTCGGGAGCGTTCAGGTAGGCGTTGCCGAGGTCGTCGTTTGTCAGTTCCCAGCCGAGGTCGCGGAGCGGGGCGAAGCCGGGGTCACCGATCACGGTGCTGCCGGCGAGGTAGCGCGGGGAGACGTAGACGTCTCCGTCGATGGGGTGCAGGTCGTCGTGGGGTGACACGCGGCTCCTGAGGGTGAACGGGGAAGGGTCAGCCAGTGGTGTGCAGCAGGGCTGCCTCGAGGGCCTCGGGCCGGCCGGTGTAGTGCAGGGCGCGCAGCCCCAGGCTCCGGGCGGCGTGGCAGTTGTCGGCGCGGTCGTCGATGAACAGCACGCGCTGCGGGTCGCTGACGCCGGTGGCGGCCAGGGCGTGCCGGTAGGCGTCCGGGGCGGGCTTGCAGATCTCCAGCCGGGCCGAGTAGAAGGCACGGGTGATCAGGTGGCGGCGCCAGTGGGTGGTGTCGAGGACGTCGCTGAGGTAGTGCGGTGCGTTGGACAAGAGCACCATCGGCAGCCCCGTCTGATGGGCGCGGTGCAGGACGTCCAGGACACGGTCGTCGGTAGCGGTCCACATGTCGGTGTCCACAGTGCGCAGTTCACGCAGCAGGCGGGGGCCGGGGTGGGCGCCGAGGACCTTGGTCCAGTACGCCGTGTCGCTGAGCTGACCGGCGTCGTAGGGCTCGCGTGCGCTCCAAAAGGCGTGCTGGAAGCCGGTGAGGTCGTCCTCGGGCCAGGATGCGGTGCGCGCGAGGCGGAGCCACTGACTGGGGGTGGGCTGGAGGCCGATGACGCCGTTGTAGTCGAGGATGACGGCGTCGGCGTCGGGGGCGGTGTCCGGTATCACGGGGTGGGTTTCTCCAGGGCTCGGTGGGCGAGGGCGGCGACGGTGGCCGCGAGCAGTGCGGGCAGCAGCAGTGCCGTGGGCAGGGTGGTGATGCTGGCGATGGCGCCGATGAGGGCGGGCCCGGCGAGCAGGCCCAGGTAGCCGGTGACGGCGACCGTGGCGACGGCGCCCGGGCCGCCGACTCCGGCGGCGCTGATCAGGCAGGGAACCGTGGTGGACAGGCCGAGTCCGAAGAGGGCCCAGCCAGCCAGGGCCACGGAGGTGGTGGAGGCGAGGACGCCGGTGGTGAGCCCGGCCGCCGCGAGGACGGCGCCGGCTCGCACCACGGCAGCGGGCCCGAAGGTGGCGGTGAGCCGGTCGCCGGTCAGCCGTCCGATGGCCATGGCCGCGCTGTAGAGGGCGAAGGCGGCGGCGCTCACGGCGGCGGATGCGTCCAGGCTGTGCAGATGGATGGCTGCCCAGTCGGCGGCTGCTCCTTCTCCCAGCAGGCTGGCGGCGGCCAGCGCCCCCAGCAGCCACAGCTTTGTGGACGACAGCGACGCTCCGGTCTCGTCCTGTCCCGTGGGTGCCGGTGGCTGGTCGGTGCCTGTCAGCGTCCGGGTTGCCGGGGTGGCGGCCAGCGCGGCGCTGGCCAGGATCAGGCCGGTCGTCAGGAAGAGGGTGTGGTGTGTGGTGTGGGCGGTGATCGCGGCCAGGGCGGCACCGGCGAGGGCGCCGAGGGAGTAGGCGGCGTGCAGGGACGACATGATCGGTCTGCCGTAGGCGTTCTGGCAGCGCACCGCTGCGGAGTTGGCGGCGACGTCCAGCACGCCATGGGTGATCCCGAAGGCGAGCGCGGCCACGAGCAGCGAGGGGAGGTTGTCACAGCGGCCGAGGAGGGCCAGGCAGCCGGCGAGGCCGGCTGCGCCGCAGGTGAGTAGCGCGGGCAGGCGCTCGGGCCGGGTGAGCCGTCCTCCGGCCTGCAGTCCTGCCACCATGCCGAGGGCGGCGGCCAGCAGGACCAGGGACAGTTGCGCGGTGCTCAGGTGGGCAGCCTGCTGGACGGCCGGCATCCGTGCGCCCCAGACGGCCATGATCGCCCCGAGGCCGAAGAAGTAACCCGTCAGCAGGCCGCGGCTGCGGCGGACGGAGTCGGTGGCCCGGTTCATGCGTTCGGGCCGCTGCGGGAGGTCTCACCCGCGGCGCGGGGAGAGATCTGGATGCCGAGGGCACGAACGGCCTGTTCGGCACGGGATTGGGCGAGGTCTGCCGTGGGCGCTGTGGTGATCACGTAGCCGATGCGCGCGGTGAACATGTCGCCGCCGTCGCCGGGCAGGACCAGCTCGTCGCCCGGATGGTGCTGGAAGTGGGCGCGCTCCAGCCACTGCGGGCGGGGCCCGTCGAGGCGGAGGCGGGTGAGGGTGCCCGAGGTGTCAGGGTAGATCAGGCGGATCGCGGCAGCGGAGGACCTGGTCGGGGTGAGGTCGGGGGCGCGGTCGCAGGCGATGTCGGCTGCGGCGCGCGGCAGGTCGATGCCGGTGGCGATGCGGACCAGGTGGCCGATCATGTCTCCGGCCAGTCGGCCGTTGACCTCGACGAGCCGGGGCTGTTCGCCGACGAGGCGCATCTCGACGTGGCTGATGCCGTCGGTGATCCCCAGGGCGCGGATCGCGGCCCGTGCGGCGGGTGCGACCTGGGCGAGGAGTGGGTCTGCGGCGTCGACGGAGTGCGCGAGTTCCTCGAAGTACGGCGGGTCGCTGACGGTCTTGCGGGTGACGGCGACGACGGTGGTCTCGCCGCGGTAGGTGACGCACTCGGCGGAGATCTCGGGGCCGTCGAGGTACTCCTCGACCAGCACGTCGGTGCTTTCCAGGCCCAGGTCGGCGGCCCGGTCGGCGAACGGGTAGGCGGCCGTGAGCTGGCCGGGGTTGTCGACGCGGATCACGCCGATGCTGGCCGCGTGGGCGGCCGGCTTCAGGACGACCGGGTAGCCGATCCGCTCGGCCGCGGCCCGTGCCTCATGGAGAGTGCGGACGCTCACCGATGCGGCCGACGGGACACCGTGACGGGCGAACAGGCTCCTCGCGGTCGCCTTGTTGCGGCATGCCTGCATCGCCTCCGGGGTGGTGGTCGGCAGGCCGAGCCGGCGTGCGAGGCGGGCGACGGGGACGAGGTACCACTCGGTCCATGTGAACACCCCGGCGAGATCGTGGCGTTGGGCCAGGTATCGGCCTGCGGCGGACAGTGCCGCCTGATCGGTCGGGTCGGGTACGACCATGCAGTCCCGGATGTACGGGACCTCCCACGACGGCTCCTCGTCGGTGATGAGGACGACGTCGTAGTCGGCAGCGACGCTTTCGAGGCAGTAGCCCCGGTAGCCTTCGGCTTCCATGTCGGCGGCAGCAACGACCAGGACGACGGGACGGTCGGACAAGAACAGGCTCCTTGAGAGTTCAGGGGTGGAAGATGGCTGCGTGCTGCCGTTCACGGGCTGCGCCAGCGGCGGGCCTCGATGGATGGTGGAGGCCCACTCGGGGTGGGCGGCGAGCAGCCTGCGTGCGTACAGGGCCGTTTAGTTGTGCTCGACGAGCTGTTTCAGGGCCCGGTAGACCCATGGGTGCTGGGAGTCGAAGGCGTGGAACTGCTCGGTGATGGTCGGCACCCTGGGGAGGCGAAGGTCGGGCGGCCCGTCCTGGCTGATGGTGGGCATGAGGGGGCAGGGATCTTGTCGTGCAGAGGGTCAGGGCGCCGGTGTCGGCAGGACGGGCAGGGTGCGCAGCCGGATGAAGGCGGTTGCGAGACCGGCTGCTTGGAGTAGCGCGGCGGCGGTGACGGCGTGCCCGAGCTGGGAGGGTGGGATGACCGTGACGAGCAGTCCGGCGACGGGGAACGGCAACAGGAGCAGCAGGATCGTCAGGCTGAGGGTGCTGCCGAAGACGTCGGCTGGGATCAGGTGGGAGCGCAGGGTGCGCAGGACGACGGTGAGGCCGCCTTCGCCGGCCATCAGGCCGGCGATCAACAGCAGGTAGCTGCGGTAGGTATCGGCCTGGGAGACGGCGAGGGTCGCTCCGGCAGCGAGAACGGAGGCTGCGGCGCCGACCGGCCACAGGCCCCAGCGGTCGATCGCCCGGTGGGCGGCGGTGATGG contains these protein-coding regions:
- a CDS encoding SpaA isopeptide-forming pilin-related protein, translating into MHARIVRGAVRSAALATSVTGTLTWAPTATAQPTEPTPSASTAPPPETPASDAGSVAITKTDPAGDPLAGASFLLLDTAGQEVGRGKTDARGKLTFPDLAPGVYRLKETSSGSPLHDVVADQDVIVTPGATAHLTITDPFKAAQVVLKAKDDKTGKLLPGSTVNIGSGDKALLTLTTGPKGTVSGELPVSSRKTEFWVKQIKAPEGYDLYKPSKTFTAGPGAPVTVTVTNSKTATTPKPDPSGTSTDNPTATPSAPGGKPSEGGSGGSKPAPTGTSTPDADSSSVPAADPGDDMTPKVPAGSLAHTGAGATPWIVGSAGFLVAVGIGTVVATRRRTAAEPEHDDNSKTS
- a CDS encoding DUF317 domain-containing protein, whose product is MSPHDDLHPIDGDVYVSPRYLAGSTVIGDPGFAPLRDLGWELTNDDLGNAYLNAPDRKIRLGYLPEGEDDGLWRINAYQDPFGPPAWGVCFNDSCPTEFVTAFTTALAAAYEQGPDAYLAAPDPRSKDRDPFLAVVPLINRGWQIDRPRWGVFAVQSADGLAGLEFTTGALDPKTELTTRDARWQLWAGTSLDRPAWYATASTDTPVALVRAVTECVSDPAPLPRWREDTHSYVEGMARLTPILPPRPPAPTPLDVQRAVSRRPAALPAASVPRWSTASRPALPGPRR
- a CDS encoding HAD family hydrolase, with the protein product MIPDTAPDADAVILDYNGVIGLQPTPSQWLRLARTASWPEDDLTGFQHAFWSAREPYDAGQLSDTAYWTKVLGAHPGPRLLRELRTVDTDMWTATDDRVLDVLHRAHQTGLPMVLLSNAPHYLSDVLDTTHWRRHLITRAFYSARLEICKPAPDAYRHALAATGVSDPQRVLFIDDRADNCHAARSLGLRALHYTGRPEALEAALLHTTG
- a CDS encoding MFS transporter, with the translated sequence MNRATDSVRRSRGLLTGYFFGLGAIMAVWGARMPAVQQAAHLSTAQLSLVLLAAALGMVAGLQAGGRLTRPERLPALLTCGAAGLAGCLALLGRCDNLPSLLVAALAFGITHGVLDVAANSAAVRCQNAYGRPIMSSLHAAYSLGALAGAALAAITAHTTHHTLFLTTGLILASAALAATPATRTLTGTDQPPAPTGQDETGASLSSTKLWLLGALAAASLLGEGAAADWAAIHLHSLDASAAVSAAAFALYSAAMAIGRLTGDRLTATFGPAAVVRAGAVLAAAGLTTGVLASTTSVALAGWALFGLGLSTTVPCLISAAGVGGPGAVATVAVTGYLGLLAGPALIGAIASITTLPTALLLPALLAATVAALAHRALEKPTP
- a CDS encoding ATP-grasp domain-containing protein; its protein translation is MEAEGYRGYCLESVAADYDVVLITDEEPSWEVPYIRDCMVVPDPTDQAALSAAGRYLAQRHDLAGVFTWTEWYLVPVARLARRLGLPTTTPEAMQACRNKATARSLFARHGVPSAASVSVRTLHEARAAAERIGYPVVLKPAAHAASIGVIRVDNPGQLTAAYPFADRAADLGLESTDVLVEEYLDGPEISAECVTYRGETTVVAVTRKTVSDPPYFEELAHSVDAADPLLAQVAPAARAAIRALGITDGISHVEMRLVGEQPRLVEVNGRLAGDMIGHLVRIATGIDLPRAAADIACDRAPDLTPTRSSAAAIRLIYPDTSGTLTRLRLDGPRPQWLERAHFQHHPGDELVLPGDGGDMFTARIGYVITTAPTADLAQSRAEQAVRALGIQISPRAAGETSRSGPNA